The genomic region CCCACCATTAACATTGCTGTATAAATTTAACCCGGACCCCGGTAGAATCCCGCGCAAAGAGCCGTACTGAACTGGAAATACGTCATGTCGCAAAATACCACAATGGCGCCCCGCGTTGGTTTTGTCTCGCTGGGTTGCCCAAAGAATCTTGTTGATTCAGAAAGGATCCTGACCGAATTACGCACCGAGGGATACGATGTCGTACCGCGCTATGACGATGCGGAAATTGTCATCGTCAACACCTGTGGCTTTATCGACAGCGCGGTGCAGGAGTCGCTGGAAGCCATCGGCGAAGCGTTGAATGAAAATGGCAAAGTGATTGTCACCGGCTGCCTGGGCGCAAAAGAAAACCAAATTCGTGAGGTGCATCCGCGGGTGCTGGAAATCACCGGGCCACACAGTTACGAACAGGTCCTTTCGCATGTCCATAAATATGTGCCTAAGCCTCAGCATAACCCGTTTCTGAGTCTGGTTCCTGAGCAGGGCGTAAAACTGACACCGCGCCACTATGCTTATCTGAAAATTTCTGAAGGCTGCAACCATCGCTGCACGTTCTGCATCATTCCCTCAATGCGTGGCGATCTGGACAGCCGTCCGATTGGCTCCGTCCTTGATGAGGCAAAACGTCTGGTGGAGGCCGGGGTAAAAGAGCTGCTGGTCATCTCACAGGATACGTCTGCATACGGTGTTGATGTGAAACACCGCACCGGATTCTGGAACGGTTCCCCGGTAAAAACCAGTATGGTCAGCCTGTGCGAACAGCTGGCGAAACTGGGTGTCTGGGTACGTTTACACTATGTCTACCCCTACCCGCACGTTGATGAGGTTATTCCGCTGATGGCAGAAGGAAAAATCCTGCCGTACCTGGATATTCCTCTGCAGCACGCCAGCCCGCGCATTCTGAAGCTGATGAAGCGACCGGGGGCGGTTGAGCGCACTCTGGAGCGCATCAGGCGCTGGCGGAAAATCTGCCCGGACCTGACCCTGCGTTCCACCTTTATCGTTGGCTTTCCGGGTGAAACCGAAGAAGACTTTCAGATGCTGCTCGACTTTCTGCGGGAAGCGCGGCTTGACAGGGTTGGCTGCTTCAAATACAGCCCGGTGGAAGGTGCAGGCGCTAACCAGCTGCCGGACCCGGTGCCAGAAGCAGTTAAAGAAGAACGTTACGACCGCTTTATGCAGCTTCAGCAGGCTATCTCTGCCAGCCGCCTCCAGGAAAAAGTGGGACGCGAAATTCTGGTGATTGTTGACGAAGTGGATGAAGAAGGCGCGATTGGGCGCAGTATGGCCGATGCTCCCGAGATCGACGGAGCGGTTTATCTCAATGGTGAGAAGCATGTCAAGCCAGGCGATGTAATCCGTGCGTGCGTCGACAACGCCGACGAATACGATTTGTGGGCCACAAAAATCTGATATTTACCCGCTTGCTTTTTTTCACCAGCAGGCATTTTACGATTAAGCGCTGCGCCTGACAGCGCATTTAACAGAGTCTGCCTCACGCCGCCGCCACAAATTACGCACCCGTAAGCGACTGTCACTGCAGGGCAGTGGTAACACCTCAGGCACTCTGTGAGCAGTCGTTTAGCCATCGCGTTTCTGGTGTTCTTTACGGCGTAGCAGGTAATCTTTGCCGGCACGAATGTTGTCCCGGTAACCTTTAAAAACCGCCGCCACGGCCTTTTCTGCGTTCAACGTTCGCGGTAAAACGCCACCCTGCGCGTCATACTTTTTTCCGCCCTGATGGTTGGCATAGCGACATGCGCGGGTGTACCCATCTGAATAAATTGTCTTGCCATATCCATCCCGACAAAATCGTCCGCGGCGCAATAATCTTCAAACAGTTGCATAATTTTTTCTGCCGACGCTTCAGCCACCGCCGTTGTCTTAAAGCGCCAATGGGGTAAAATCTCACTTTTATAAGGTTCGACCAGCAAAACACCCTGCTCCCCTCGTCCAACCTGATAGCTTTCGGGGTGCTGACGGAAATCAATTTTTTTAAAATCCTGCTGATATTTGAAAGCTTTCATCACGTCAGGTTTTCAATTTTGGGTCGAGCGCGTCACGCAGGCCATCACCCAGTAAATTAAACGCCAGAACGGTAAGAAAAATCGCCAGACTGGGAAAAATGGCAATGTGCGGTGCCATCACCATATCGGCACGCGCATCATTGAGCATCGCCCCCCATTCGGGGGTTGGCGGCTGTGCGCCCAGCCCCAGAAAAGACAGGCTGGCGGCGCTGATAATAGACGTGCCAATACGCATGGTGAAATAAACCACAATGGACGACAGCGTACCCGGCAGGATATGCCGCAAAATTATGGTCAGATCGGATGCGCCAATGCTACGGGCTGACTCAATATAGGTAAGATGCTTCAGCACCAGGGTATTGCCGCGCACCAGGCGGGCAAAGGCAGGAATGCTGAAAATTGCCACGGCAATAATCACGTTAGACATGCCGCTGCCGGTAATCGCCACCACCGCAATCGCTAACAGAATTCCCGGAAAGGCAAACAGCACATCGCTGATGCGCATAATAATTCTGTCCCACCAGCCTTCGTAATAACCCGCCAACAGCCCGAGGAAAGTGCCGGTCACCGCGCCCAGCACCACCGAAACAAAACCAGAAACGAGCGAAAACCGGGTGCCCAATAATACACGGCTGAAAATATCCCTCCCCAAAGAATCAACGCCAAACCAGTGCATTAACGACGGTCCCTGGGTCAACCGGCCATAATCAAAATAATTTTCTGCATCAAAGGGGGCAAGCCAGGGGGCAAACACGGCCAGAAAGATCAGCAACAGCACAAATCCTGCGGAAATTAGCGCTACCGTCTGCCGCCTGAAGCGGCACCAGAACTCGCGCCAGGGCGTGCGCACCGGGTGCTGAGTCAGGGTTGGCATAGCAGCGAGAGCCGCATTACGTCGCCAGTTTTTCATCAACCATCCTTATCTGTAGCGTATCGTCGGATTGATCGCGGCATACAACATATCAACCACTAAATTAATCAGGATAAACTCCAGCGAAAACAGCAATACCAGCGTCCGTACTACCGGATAATCACGCATTTCCACAGAGTCCACCAGCAGGCGGCCCAGTCCCGGCCAGTTAAATACCACTTCCACCACAATGGAGCCACCCAGAAGAAAACCGAACTGCAGCCCCATCATCGTCACCACCGGAATAAGTGCGTTACGCAGGCCATGTTTAATCACCACCCGCGTTTCACGCACCCCCTTGGCACGGGCCGTCCGCATATAATCTTCCTGCATGACTTCCACAAAAGAGACGCGGGTAAAACGTGCCATTACCGCCGTCACCGCGGCGCCTAACGTGACAGAAGGCAGAATATAGTGGCGCCAGCTGTCTGCGCCTACCGTCGGCAACCAGCCCAGTTCCACGGAGAAAATTTGCATGAGCAGCATGCCCAGAGCAAAAGCAGGAAAAGAGATCCCTGTCACCGCCAGCGCCATACCCAGGCGATCCGGCCAACGGTTCCGCCATACTGCTGAAATAATTCCCAGCGCCATGCCGAAGATCACTGACCACAGCATGCTGCTGACAGTCAACCCCAGCGTGGGCAAAAAGCGTTGAGCAATTTCTGAAGAGACCGTGCGCTTCGAGACAATTGACTGGCCAAAATCCCCCTGAACGGCACCAGAAATAAAATGCCAGAACTGAACCATCAGCGGCTTATCCAGCCCCAGCTGCTGTCTTAACATCGCCACCACCGTCGCATCCGCTTCGGGGCCGGCAATAACCCTGGCGGGATCGCCCGGCAAAAAATGAACAAACAGGAACACCAGCACCGCCACAATCAGCAGCGTTGGAATGAGTCCCAGCAAACGTTTTATAAAATAGTTAAGCATAAATTTTCCTGCGCCGGGGGAGGCCGCGCCCTCAAACAGCGCGGCTGAATTTCAGCGGGAGTTTACTGCAAATCGGCATCATCAAAGCTAAATGATGTATCCGGCATAACATAGAAACCCGACAGGCTTTTAGTTTTGGCAGAAACCAGTTTTTCAACCACCAGCGGTACCCAGGGTTTGTCCTGCCAGATTTGATCCTGCGCATCTTTATACAGTGCTGCCTTACGGCTGCTGTCTGTGGTTTTCAGCGCATCGGCTAAATCGTTATCCACTTTCGTATTGCTGTAAAATGCAGTGTTGAAAATGGTCGGTGGCCAGGACTGGGTGGCAAACAACGGCGTTAATGCCCAGTTGGCCTCGCCGGTGGAAGCCGACCAGCCGGTGTAGAACAGCCGCACGCCGCTTTCTTTCTGCCCTTTGCCTTCCACTTCAGCCGAACGCTGCCCAGCATCCATCGCGGTTACGGTGGCTTTGATGCCGACCTGCGCCAGTTGCTGCTGGGCAAACTGCAACACTTTCTGCGCGGTGGTGTGGTTATGCGAAGACCACAACGTGGTGGTAAAACCATTCGGGAAGCCCGCTTCTTTCAGCAGCTCGCGAGCCTTCGCCGGATTGTATTGTGCTGCCGGGTAGCTTTGTGAATACTGGATGGCGGGCGGTACCACACCACTCGCTGGCGTGGCATAGCCGGCAAAAGCCACTTTCACCAGGGCGTCACGGCTGATGGCATAATTGAGCGCCTCGCGCACTTTAACGTTATCAAACGGCTTCTGCGTCACGTTGATACTCAGATAACGCTGCATGATTGACGGTGACACAACTAAATCTAATTTGCTGTTTTTTTCCAGCAGTTTTGCCTGCTCATAGGGAACCGGGAAAGCCAGATTAGCCTCGCCGGTTTGCAGCATCGCCGCGCGGGTATTGTTATCCACCACCGGGCGCCAGGTCAGCGTATCCAGTTTTGGGTAGCCTTTTTTCCAGTAACCATCGAATTTTTTCACCTTAACAAAATCGGTCGGGTTCCAGGTTTCAAGTACGAATGGCCCCGTACCCACCGGATGGAAAGCAATATCCTTGCCGTATTTCTTAAGCGCTGTGGGGGAAATCATTGCCGCAGCCGGACTGGCGAGGGTATTAACAAAGGCGGAGAACGGCTGTTTCAGAGTGATTTTCACCGTAGTCGGATCGACAACCTCGGTGGTGGCAATCGACTTGAACAGGTTATAACGCTTCAGATGGTTGTCAGGATTGCTGGCGCGGTCCAGGTTAACCTTTACCGCCTCGGCGTTAAAATCCGTGCCGTCCTGAAATTTTATCCCGCTTTTTAGCTTGATGGTCCAGCTAAGGCCATCCTTACTGACATCATATCTTTCGGCCAGTACGTTAATCAGCTTCATATCCTTATCAAAGCCGAACAACCCCTGATAGAAGGATTTCGCCACCGCCTGCGACAGCGTATCGTTTGCGTCGTAAGGATCGAGGGTGGTGAAGTTGGAACCAACAGCAATCACCACGTCTTTTGCTGCAAAAGCCGGAACAGCAGCAAAGCTGCTCAATAACCCAGCAGTAAAGAGTGTACGTTTGGAAATGATCATCTTGCGTGTTTCTCCTGTCGTTCCTTGTTGTTTACAGCCTGTTCAGACGCCGCCCACGGCATGACGTGCCACGTAATGTCCTGCGCTCACCTCGACCAGCTTTGCCACGACGGGTTCATCATCCAGCGCGCGTACCGGGCTGGGTATTTCATCCACCAGCAGCGCGCGGTCACGTCGTCGGTGTCCAGGATCGGCCACCGGCACAGCCGCGAGTAGTTTGCGCGTATAGGGATGCTGCGGATGTTCAAATATCGCCTGGCGCGGGCCAATCTCAACAATTTGCCCCAGATACATCACCGCCACGCGATGGCTGATCCGCTCCACCACCGCTATATCATGTGAAATAAACAGAAAGGCAATACCGAATTCACGCTGTAAATCCAGCATCAGGTTCACTATCTGTGCGCGAACAGAGACATCCAGCGCGGAGACCGATTCATCGGCGATCACCACTTTTGGATTAAGCGCCAGCGCTCTGGCGATACAGATGCGCTGACGCTGACCGCCCGAAAATTCGTGGGGATAACGCCAGGCATGCTCTGGCAACAGGCCAACTTTTTCCAGCAGCCATGCCACGCGGTCTTCCGCTTCCTTACCGCGGGCGACACCATGCACCAGCAGCGGCTCCATAATTGAAAACCCTACCGTCAGCCGGGGATCGAGCGAGGCATAAGGGTCCTGAAAGATAAACTGAATATCCCGACGCAAATGAGACAGTGCCGCGCCCTTAAGCGTATCAATATACTGACCATCAAAGGTAATGGTGCCCGCCTGGCTTTCCACCAGGCGCAACAGCGCTCGCCCCGTCGTAGACTTACCGCAGCCGGACTCACCCACCAGCGCCAGCGTCTCACCCGGCCACAGGTCGAAACTGACTTTCTCTACCGCATGCACCCGGCGCGTCACGCGATTTAAAATGCCGCTGCGCAGATCGAAACGGGCAACCAGATCGCGGACCTGCAACACCGGGCCAGCGTCCGTCACCACGGTATCCTGGGGTGACGAAGATTGCTCGCTATTACCGGGATTCAGCATAGGGAAATGCACCGGGAGCGAGGTTCCCGTCATCTCACCCAGGCGCGGAACGGCCGCCAGCAGCGCTTTAGTGTAATCCTGCTGAGGCTGGTGAAAGATGCGTTCAACCGGGCCGGTTTCCACGACATCTCCGCGATACATCACCTGTACGTGATCGGCCATTTCCGCGACCACGCCCATGTCGTGAGTGATAAAAATCACCCCCATTTGCATCTCTTTTTGCAACACCCGAATCAGCTGCAGGATCTGCGCCTGGATGGTGACGTCGAGCGCGGTAGTAGGTTCATCAGCAATAAGCAGCGCGGGGCGACAGGAGAGCGCCATAGCAATCATTACCCGCTGCCGCATCCCGCCGGAGAGGTGATGCGGATAACGCGTCAGTACATCTTTTGCCACCGGGATACGCACCAGATCCAGCATACGTAGTGATTCATGCAGGGCGTCACGGTGGCTCTTGCCCTGATGCAGACGAATGGATTCCGCTATTTGCTCGCCGATAGTAAAAACCGGATTGAGTGAGGTCATCGGCTCCTGAAATATCATCGCCATATCCGCACCGCGGATCCTACGCAGTTGCGATTGCTGCGCCCGTGCCAGATTGACAACCTGATTATTGCGCTGCCGCAGTAGCATCTCACCACTGTCTATGCTGCCACCACCCAGCTCCACCAGCCGCATAAGTGCCAGAGACGTCACCGATTTTCCAGAACCGGACTCACCGACGATAGCCAGTGTCTCACCGCGGCTCACGTCCAGCGACAGATTTTTTACCGCCTGCACCACTTCGCCCTGTTGACGGAAGCTGACGCTCAAATTTTTAATGGCTAATACCTGATCGGCAGGCAAATCTGATTCTCTGGTCACCGTCATGCTTCCCTCTGGCTTTCACCATAAATACCCACCACAGGCGTTTCGCCCACGTAACCATAGCCACGGTACATACCTTCGCTGTTAAAGGGCAGCACGACATTGCCTTCACGGTCAATGGCAATAG from Erwinia tracheiphila harbors:
- the rimO gene encoding 30S ribosomal protein S12 methylthiotransferase RimO, whose amino-acid sequence is MAPRVGFVSLGCPKNLVDSERILTELRTEGYDVVPRYDDAEIVIVNTCGFIDSAVQESLEAIGEALNENGKVIVTGCLGAKENQIREVHPRVLEITGPHSYEQVLSHVHKYVPKPQHNPFLSLVPEQGVKLTPRHYAYLKISEGCNHRCTFCIIPSMRGDLDSRPIGSVLDEAKRLVEAGVKELLVISQDTSAYGVDVKHRTGFWNGSPVKTSMVSLCEQLAKLGVWVRLHYVYPYPHVDEVIPLMAEGKILPYLDIPLQHASPRILKLMKRPGAVERTLERIRRWRKICPDLTLRSTFIVGFPGETEEDFQMLLDFLREARLDRVGCFKYSPVEGAGANQLPDPVPEAVKEERYDRFMQLQQAISASRLQEKVGREILVIVDEVDEEGAIGRSMADAPEIDGAVYLNGEKHVKPGDVIRACVDNADEYDLWATKI
- the gsiA gene encoding glutathione ABC transporter ATP-binding protein GsiA, with the protein product MTVTRESDLPADQVLAIKNLSVSFRQQGEVVQAVKNLSLDVSRGETLAIVGESGSGKSVTSLALMRLVELGGGSIDSGEMLLRQRNNQVVNLARAQQSQLRRIRGADMAMIFQEPMTSLNPVFTIGEQIAESIRLHQGKSHRDALHESLRMLDLVRIPVAKDVLTRYPHHLSGGMRQRVMIAMALSCRPALLIADEPTTALDVTIQAQILQLIRVLQKEMQMGVIFITHDMGVVAEMADHVQVMYRGDVVETGPVERIFHQPQQDYTKALLAAVPRLGEMTGTSLPVHFPMLNPGNSEQSSSPQDTVVTDAGPVLQVRDLVARFDLRSGILNRVTRRVHAVEKVSFDLWPGETLALVGESGCGKSTTGRALLRLVESQAGTITFDGQYIDTLKGAALSHLRRDIQFIFQDPYASLDPRLTVGFSIMEPLLVHGVARGKEAEDRVAWLLEKVGLLPEHAWRYPHEFSGGQRQRICIARALALNPKVVIADESVSALDVSVRAQIVNLMLDLQREFGIAFLFISHDIAVVERISHRVAVMYLGQIVEIGPRQAIFEHPQHPYTRKLLAAVPVADPGHRRRDRALLVDEIPSPVRALDDEPVVAKLVEVSAGHYVARHAVGGV
- the gsiB gene encoding glutathione ABC transporter substrate-binding protein GsiB, which encodes MIISKRTLFTAGLLSSFAAVPAFAAKDVVIAVGSNFTTLDPYDANDTLSQAVAKSFYQGLFGFDKDMKLINVLAERYDVSKDGLSWTIKLKSGIKFQDGTDFNAEAVKVNLDRASNPDNHLKRYNLFKSIATTEVVDPTTVKITLKQPFSAFVNTLASPAAAMISPTALKKYGKDIAFHPVGTGPFVLETWNPTDFVKVKKFDGYWKKGYPKLDTLTWRPVVDNNTRAAMLQTGEANLAFPVPYEQAKLLEKNSKLDLVVSPSIMQRYLSINVTQKPFDNVKVREALNYAISRDALVKVAFAGYATPASGVVPPAIQYSQSYPAAQYNPAKARELLKEAGFPNGFTTTLWSSHNHTTAQKVLQFAQQQLAQVGIKATVTAMDAGQRSAEVEGKGQKESGVRLFYTGWSASTGEANWALTPLFATQSWPPTIFNTAFYSNTKVDNDLADALKTTDSSRKAALYKDAQDQIWQDKPWVPLVVEKLVSAKTKSLSGFYVMPDTSFSFDDADLQ
- the gsiD gene encoding glutathione ABC transporter permease GsiD is translated as MKNWRRNAALAAMPTLTQHPVRTPWREFWCRFRRQTVALISAGFVLLLIFLAVFAPWLAPFDAENYFDYGRLTQGPSLMHWFGVDSLGRDIFSRVLLGTRFSLVSGFVSVVLGAVTGTFLGLLAGYYEGWWDRIIMRISDVLFAFPGILLAIAVVAITGSGMSNVIIAVAIFSIPAFARLVRGNTLVLKHLTYIESARSIGASDLTIILRHILPGTLSSIVVYFTMRIGTSIISAASLSFLGLGAQPPTPEWGAMLNDARADMVMAPHIAIFPSLAIFLTVLAFNLLGDGLRDALDPKLKT
- the gsiC gene encoding glutathione ABC transporter permease GsiC, whose translation is MLNYFIKRLLGLIPTLLIVAVLVFLFVHFLPGDPARVIAGPEADATVVAMLRQQLGLDKPLMVQFWHFISGAVQGDFGQSIVSKRTVSSEIAQRFLPTLGLTVSSMLWSVIFGMALGIISAVWRNRWPDRLGMALAVTGISFPAFALGMLLMQIFSVELGWLPTVGADSWRHYILPSVTLGAAVTAVMARFTRVSFVEVMQEDYMRTARAKGVRETRVVIKHGLRNALIPVVTMMGLQFGFLLGGSIVVEVVFNWPGLGRLLVDSVEMRDYPVVRTLVLLFSLEFILINLVVDMLYAAINPTIRYR